The DNA segment CGGCGATCAAAAACGCCTTTTTAAGATGCAAATTGGCGAGCATGAGTCGTCAGAAAACACGCTGCCCATCCCGGAAGTGCCGGGATTTCATTTTGGGCCGGGGGCGCACAAGCCCCAGGAACAGTACGCCGACGGCACGGCCCAAAAAATCTTCAAGCTGGAGCGGCTTGACCGGGTGCAGCTTCCCGGAGAAACCGAAGTCCCCGGCACGCCCATGAGCGGGGAGGCGGCCCCTTTGCCAACGCAAGGCGTCGAAACACCGCCACAGAAGGAAGAGGAAAAAACACCGGAGGATGCGCAGGAACCGCCTCCCGTCCCAGAAGGCCCCACGAAAAACTTCAACCGTTCAGAGGCGGAAATCCCCGCTAACATTCCCCGTGACCCCGCATTCAACTTCGGACCGGCTTTCAAGGAGAATGCCCCGGCTTCCGCAGACACTCCCGGCACGGGCACGCGGGTCTTCAAAATCGAGCGGGAGTCCCCGGGCCCCTGATGTAATTCGCCCATGCCTGCTAATTGAAACGCTTCCTGTTTGTCTTGAACAACCCCTGCCCGCAGGTCTGTCGCACCCTCCCATAACGGCTGTTTTCCACCCACTGCCGGGCTGTGCATATTTCAGGGAGTACGGCCATGATTTGACCAATTTGCCCCGGTTGTAAATCATTGACAGGCTTGGGGCTTCCCGCATATAATGGCGTGTCGAAAGTGAGATTTCATTATTGTGAATGTCACGGGATTGCATGGGGTTGGCAAGGATTCGGCCTGCAATGACGCACGCGCCCTGCGGGGCGGTTTGGATATGGAGTTCATGACTCGCATGCCCGCCAAAAAGCATGGAACGGCACGGAGACTGGAAAATACCTGTCCGCCGCGCTAAGTTGTGTCCATTGCCCGAATTCCGCGCCTGCCTCCCGCCTTCCCGTCCAAACGAGGAACCGAGAAATCCCCCAGTGGGTATGGAGGTAGCGTGCATGCCGATGAGTGTGATGATTGCCGTGGCGGCCGCGGTTGCCGGGTTGGCCTTGGGCACGGTGGTGTCCATGGCCGTGTCCAGCATCCGGGGCGGCGGGGCCCTGAGCAAGGCCCGCCGGGACGCGGCGCAGATTCTTACCGATGCGGAGCGTGAGGCTTCGCAAATCAAGAAAGACGGCAACACCGCCGTCAAAGAGCTGGAAATCAACCTGCGCGCCAAACTGGAACAGGAGGGGCGCGAACTCCGGAAGGAGATGGCGGAGGTGGAGCGGCGTCTTGCCGCGAAAGAGCAGGGGCTGGACAACCGGGCCACGGCCCTGGACAAGACCGCGGCGGACCTGAACGCCCAGGAACGGGCCCTGGTCGCCCGCGAAAAGAGCAATGAAAAGGACCGGGAGCGCCTGGCCGAACTTATCGCCGAGCAGAACTCGAAACTGGAGCAGGTGGCGGGGCTTACGGTGGAGCAGGCCCGGAAGGACCTGTACGCGCGCCTCGAGAACGAGGTGAAGCGGGACTGCGCCCTCGAACTGAAGCGCATCGAGGACGAGCTGCGGGAGAACGCCGAGAAGCGCGCCCACTGGATCATCGGCGAGGCCATCCAGCGCTGCGCCGCGGACCACACGGCGGAAAGCACCGTGTCCGTGGTGGCCCTGCCCAACGACGACATGAAGGGGCGCATCATCGGCCGCGAGGGCCGGAACATCCGCGCGCTGGAAAACGCCACGGGCATCAACGTCATCATAGACGACACGCCGGAGGCGGTGGTGCTGTCCGGGTTTGACCCGGTGCGGCGAGAAATCGCCCGCATCACCCTGGAGCGCATGATTCAGGACGGGCGCATCCACCCGGCGCGCATCGAGGAGATGGTGGAAAAGGTGACGGAGGAGCTGGCCAAGCTCATCAAGGAGCGCGGCGAGGAGGCCTGCATGGAGGCCGACGTCCACGGGCTGCACCCGGAGATGGTGAAACTGCTGGGCCGCCTCAGCTACCGCACCTCCTACGGGCAGAACGTGCTGCGCCACTCCCTCGAAGTCTGCCACCTGGCGGGGCTCATGGCCGCCGAGATGGGCGTGAATGTGCAGGAGGCCAAGCGGGCCGGGCTCATCCACGACATCGGCAAGGCGCTCACCCACGAGGTCGAGGGCTCACATGCCATTCTGGGCCACGACCTCTGCCGCCGTTACGGGGAAAAGGACTCTATCGCCATCGCCGTGGGCGCCCACCACAACGAGATGCCCATGGACAGCATCACGGCGGTGCTGGTGCAGGCGGCGGACGCCATGTCCGCGTCTCGGCCCGGCGCCCGCAGCGAGATGCTCCAGCATTACATCAAACGCCTCGAGCAGCTCGAGCAGATTGCCGAGGGCTTCCACGGCGTGGACCGCGCCTTCGCCATCCAGGCCGGACGCGAGGTGCGCATCGTGGTGCAGCCGGAAAAGGTCAGCGACGCCGAGGCCCTGCAGATGTCCCGCGACATCGCCCGCAAGGTCGAGGCCGAGATGACCTATCCCGGACAAATCCGGGTGACCGTGGTGCGCGAGACCCGGGCCGTGGACATCGCCAAGTAGCCCGCGCCCATATATGCGTCTTCCGCGGCGCCGTCGTCTCCCGGGACGATGGCGCCGTTTTTTAGTTTTGGAGCGTTCCCATGGACAAGGAAACAACGCCCTTCATTCAACGCGCACTGGACCGGTTTATGGAATCGGCCGTGTTCGAGTTCGGCCTGTCCGAGCGGACCCTGTCCGCTTACGGGGAGGACCTGCGCCGCTACCTCGCCTCCCTCGAGGAGCGCAGCATTTCAACACCCGCCGAGGTCATGCGCGAGGACGTGCTGGACCACCTGATTGAGCTGCGCGAGGCGGGGCTGGGAGCACGCTCCATCGCCCGGCACCTCACGGCAATACGCCGCTTTCACCGCTTTCTGGTCGAGGAGGGGCTCTCTCCGGCGGACCCCGCAGAGACCTTTGACTCGCCCCGTCTCATGCGCGCCCTGCCCCACTGGCTCACGACCGAGGAGGTGGAGCGGCTCCTCGCCGTGCCGGACACGGCCACAACCGAGGGGGTGCGCGACGCGGCCATCCTGGAGGTCTTCTACTCCTGCGGCCTGCGTGTCTCCGAGCTGGCGGAGCTGCCACTGCGCGATGTGTCGCTTGAGGAAGGCACGGTCCGGGTGCGGGGGAAGGGCGCCAAAACCCGGCTGGTGCCCCTGGGCACCGCCGCCCGGGAAAAGGTCCGCGCATGGCTCGGCGTGCGGGAGGAATGGAAGTCCGCCGTCACCGCGCTTTTCACGGGCAAGAACGGACGACGCATGACCCGGCACATGGTCTGGGAAGTGGTGAAGCGCCACGCCCGCGCCGCAAACATCAGCCAGAACGTCACCCCGCACATGCTGCGCCACTCCTTCGCCACGCACCTGCTGGACAACGGCGCGGACCTCCGCGCGGTGCAGGAACTGCTCGGGCACGCGGACATCAGCACCACCCAGATATACACCCATGTCAGCGTCGAGCGACTCAGCCGCGCCCACAAAGAGTTCCATCCCAGGGGATAGGGCCCAGAATGGCGGCGATGTGACGCGATGTCCGATTGACGTGATCGTTTTATTCTTGCTCTTGCTCTTGCGCTT comes from the Candidatus Hydrogenedentota bacterium genome and includes:
- the xerD gene encoding site-specific tyrosine recombinase XerD, whose amino-acid sequence is MDKETTPFIQRALDRFMESAVFEFGLSERTLSAYGEDLRRYLASLEERSISTPAEVMREDVLDHLIELREAGLGARSIARHLTAIRRFHRFLVEEGLSPADPAETFDSPRLMRALPHWLTTEEVERLLAVPDTATTEGVRDAAILEVFYSCGLRVSELAELPLRDVSLEEGTVRVRGKGAKTRLVPLGTAAREKVRAWLGVREEWKSAVTALFTGKNGRRMTRHMVWEVVKRHARAANISQNVTPHMLRHSFATHLLDNGADLRAVQELLGHADISTTQIYTHVSVERLSRAHKEFHPRG
- the rny gene encoding ribonuclease Y gives rise to the protein MEVACMPMSVMIAVAAAVAGLALGTVVSMAVSSIRGGGALSKARRDAAQILTDAEREASQIKKDGNTAVKELEINLRAKLEQEGRELRKEMAEVERRLAAKEQGLDNRATALDKTAADLNAQERALVAREKSNEKDRERLAELIAEQNSKLEQVAGLTVEQARKDLYARLENEVKRDCALELKRIEDELRENAEKRAHWIIGEAIQRCAADHTAESTVSVVALPNDDMKGRIIGREGRNIRALENATGINVIIDDTPEAVVLSGFDPVRREIARITLERMIQDGRIHPARIEEMVEKVTEELAKLIKERGEEACMEADVHGLHPEMVKLLGRLSYRTSYGQNVLRHSLEVCHLAGLMAAEMGVNVQEAKRAGLIHDIGKALTHEVEGSHAILGHDLCRRYGEKDSIAIAVGAHHNEMPMDSITAVLVQAADAMSASRPGARSEMLQHYIKRLEQLEQIAEGFHGVDRAFAIQAGREVRIVVQPEKVSDAEALQMSRDIARKVEAEMTYPGQIRVTVVRETRAVDIAK